One Planktothrix serta PCC 8927 DNA segment encodes these proteins:
- a CDS encoding RNA-directed DNA polymerase: MKRILDFSHTNARRFLLKEESYYNFDLPKYFVFQKLLEQISQEIQEKPLSDYYGNYPDAGKTKATRPYDYENVNHRLLNNKDGKFAWRPLQLVHPAIYVSLVHKISKEENWNVIVSRMEEFRSNSKIRCLSLPIASDDELSDRATTVSNWWHSVEQGSIKLALKYQYVVHTDISDCYGSIYTHSIAWALHTREVAKNKRTDKNLIGNVIDSCIQDMSFGQTNGIPQGSVLMDFIAEIVLGYADLELSEKIHDTSIDDYEILRYRDDYRIFTNNPQDGDLILKLLTEILVDLGLKLNPQKTLASNHVITNSIKQDKLDWIKSPKKIATLQEHLLLIHDFSCKHPNSGRLSKALDKFFARIKRLKNNNRDDVLVLISILVDIMFKNPRIYPIGAAILSKFLSWINSGDEKIEILDAIISKFRLLPNIGYLEIWIQRIVLKTGHEIPFEEPICKKLNDANVSLWNSDWLNNNKLKQLITNCSIVEREILEEMDEVIEEEEVRLFDSKNIYL; the protein is encoded by the coding sequence ATGAAAAGAATTCTGGATTTCTCCCATACTAATGCACGAAGATTTTTACTAAAGGAAGAAAGCTACTACAACTTTGACTTACCAAAATACTTTGTCTTTCAGAAACTTCTTGAGCAGATATCTCAAGAGATCCAAGAAAAGCCTCTATCTGACTACTATGGAAACTATCCTGACGCTGGAAAAACAAAAGCAACCCGCCCTTATGATTATGAAAATGTCAATCACAGACTTCTAAACAATAAGGACGGTAAATTTGCTTGGAGACCCCTTCAGTTAGTTCATCCCGCAATTTATGTATCCCTTGTCCATAAAATTTCAAAGGAAGAGAATTGGAATGTAATCGTAAGTAGAATGGAGGAATTTAGGAGTAATTCAAAAATTAGATGTCTCAGCCTTCCTATCGCGAGTGATGATGAACTGTCAGATAGGGCAACTACTGTAAGCAATTGGTGGCATTCCGTAGAGCAAGGATCAATTAAACTAGCTCTTAAATATCAGTATGTTGTACATACTGATATTTCTGACTGTTATGGTTCTATATACACTCATTCAATAGCATGGGCTTTACATACAAGAGAAGTTGCTAAGAATAAAAGAACTGACAAAAATCTAATTGGTAATGTTATTGATTCCTGCATCCAAGATATGTCATTTGGGCAAACAAATGGAATTCCACAAGGCAGTGTCTTGATGGATTTTATCGCTGAAATCGTCTTAGGTTATGCAGATTTAGAATTGTCTGAAAAAATACATGACACATCTATAGATGATTATGAAATCTTAAGATATAGAGATGATTATAGGATTTTTACAAACAACCCACAAGATGGTGATTTAATACTAAAGCTTTTAACTGAAATTCTTGTAGATTTAGGTCTAAAACTAAATCCACAAAAGACGCTTGCTTCCAATCATGTAATTACAAATTCAATCAAGCAAGATAAATTAGACTGGATTAAAAGTCCAAAAAAGATTGCAACCTTACAAGAACACCTACTTCTTATTCATGACTTTTCATGCAAGCATCCTAATTCTGGAAGATTGAGTAAAGCACTAGATAAGTTTTTCGCTCGAATTAAAAGATTAAAAAATAATAATAGAGATGATGTTTTAGTTTTGATCAGTATTCTTGTAGATATAATGTTCAAAAATCCAAGGATTTATCCGATTGGTGCAGCCATACTTAGTAAATTCCTTTCTTGGATTAATTCCGGTGATGAAAAAATCGAAATTCTTGATGCTATCATTAGCAAATTCAGGCTTTTGCCAAACATAGGTTATCTTGAAATCTGGATTCAGAGAATTGTGCTAAAAACTGGTCATGAAATTCCCTTTGAGGAGCCAATATGTAAGAAATTAAATGATGCAAATGTTTCATTGTGGAATTCAGACTGGTTGAATAACAACAAACTCAAACAACTTATCACCAATTGCTCAATAGTTGAAAGAGAAATTCTCGAAGAGATGGACGAGGTAATTGAAGAAGAAGAAGTAAGACTTTTTGACAGCAAAAATATATACTTGTAG
- a CDS encoding glycosyltransferase family 4 protein: MKIAIISSGFFPVIDGVTVSAMMRLQRLSLWGHEVLFFCPDYSVIETIYPNWRDYTGNILPGVRVCNLPSTPFLGIDFERNPSIKSYSILLQELEKFQPDILHVDEPERLFFGFFRRAGIDYAKKANIPCIAFFRTWFLSYAEDYIPLPKFAVEIIREIFRRIFAWIYNSYDITLFTSKVTYQITPQMGIKNAVYENLAGFDAERFNPNLKEEQFFQKYYNLAELDDLVKLIFVGRLTPDKGWNFTLKAMAKVAEKIDLDKVGFIIVGDGQMQDEIIEGLTKYTRHVYFLGRVAYDQVPAVYANSDIHITTSERESRGLTVLEAFASGIPVLVPRAGGLVENVKDGENGLIYTPQDIEDFTQKLKQLIDDPILTKTMGQQGLKSVGNYSWDQVIKNLVEIWEQQLDEANQI, encoded by the coding sequence ATGAAAATTGCTATTATTTCCTCTGGTTTTTTTCCTGTGATTGATGGTGTTACGGTTAGTGCAATGATGCGACTACAAAGGTTAAGTCTGTGGGGACATGAAGTATTATTTTTCTGTCCTGACTATAGTGTCATTGAAACCATTTACCCCAATTGGCGAGACTATACCGGAAATATTTTACCCGGTGTCCGGGTTTGTAATTTACCGAGTACACCCTTTTTAGGAATAGATTTTGAGCGCAATCCTTCTATTAAATCCTATTCTATTTTATTACAAGAATTAGAAAAATTTCAACCCGATATTCTCCATGTTGATGAACCCGAACGGCTATTTTTTGGTTTTTTTAGACGTGCGGGAATTGATTATGCTAAAAAAGCAAATATTCCCTGTATTGCATTTTTTAGAACTTGGTTTTTATCTTATGCTGAGGATTATATTCCGTTACCAAAATTCGCTGTTGAAATAATTCGAGAAATATTTAGGCGGATTTTTGCTTGGATTTATAACAGCTATGATATTACTTTATTTACCAGTAAAGTTACCTATCAAATTACCCCCCAAATGGGAATTAAAAATGCGGTTTATGAGAATTTAGCCGGATTTGATGCTGAACGCTTTAACCCCAATTTAAAAGAAGAACAATTTTTTCAAAAATATTATAATTTAGCCGAATTAGATGATTTAGTTAAATTAATTTTTGTGGGTCGTCTAACCCCGGATAAGGGTTGGAATTTTACCTTAAAAGCGATGGCAAAAGTTGCCGAAAAAATTGATTTAGACAAGGTGGGTTTTATTATTGTCGGAGATGGACAAATGCAGGATGAAATTATCGAAGGTTTAACTAAATATACCCGTCATGTTTATTTTCTCGGTCGTGTTGCTTATGATCAGGTTCCTGCTGTTTATGCTAATAGTGATATTCATATTACCACTTCGGAACGGGAATCCAGAGGATTAACAGTATTAGAAGCCTTTGCTTCTGGTATTCCAGTATTAGTTCCCCGTGCGGGAGGACTGGTGGAAAATGTTAAAGATGGAGAAAATGGATTAATATATACACCTCAAGATATAGAAGATTTTACTCAAAAATTAAAACAATTAATCGATGATCCAATATTAACAAAAACGATGGGACAACAAGGATTAAAATCTGTGGGAAATTATAGCTGGGATCAAGTTATTAAAAATTTAGTCGAGATTTGGGAACAACAACTTGATGAAGCGAATCAAATTTGA
- a CDS encoding fatty acyl-AMP ligase: protein MSNFSNLVDLVRDRAESQPDQLAYRFLADGETESGTLTYQQLHQQAQQIASHLQSFLSPGDRVLVVYPYSAGLEFIAAFFGCLYAGVIAVTDNPPVSTQAIPKLQTRLESSQCRAILSTEALIQHLQTQFPVETLYATSLPWVATDRLFSQNLATQWKEPQINGDTIAFFQYTSGSTGTPKGVIVTHQNVLHNSAIIYNAFGHHNNSQGLIWLPLFHDMGLIGGVIQPLYGGFPVTLMSPISLVQKPFRWLEAVSQYQATTSGGPNFAYDLVCRSATPEKLEKLDLSSWDVAFSGAEPVRSDTLKRFAEIFGACGFKPEAFYPCYGMAETTLFISGGNKHQTPNVLWVDAAALEQNQVRAGEPRPYPSTRSLVSCGFPWLGDEVIIVDPEQLTRRGEDQVGEILVSGRGVGLGYWDKPEDTETTFKVYVDGQGPYLRTGDLGFLHDGELYITGRIKDLMILWGRNRYPQEIEATLDSCHPAIRQGHSAAFSIETEMGEQLMIASEIERRYLRNLNVEEVVNAIRQAVAEQNTVDVFGIVLLKTTTIPKTTSGKIQRRTCRTKFLEGSLDIIGQWQLNTEPSQLSELANRA, encoded by the coding sequence ATGAGCAATTTTTCTAATTTAGTTGATTTAGTGCGCGATCGCGCCGAATCTCAACCGGATCAACTCGCCTATCGGTTTTTAGCCGATGGGGAAACCGAGTCAGGAACTCTGACCTATCAACAGTTACATCAACAAGCACAGCAAATCGCCTCTCATCTACAATCATTTTTATCCCCAGGCGATCGCGTCTTAGTGGTTTATCCCTATAGCGCTGGATTAGAATTTATTGCGGCGTTTTTCGGCTGTTTATATGCGGGTGTGATCGCCGTTACTGATAACCCTCCGGTGTCAACCCAAGCTATTCCTAAGCTACAAACCCGTTTAGAATCTTCTCAATGTCGGGCTATTTTAAGCACAGAAGCATTAATTCAACATCTACAAACCCAATTCCCCGTAGAGACGTTGTATGCAACGTCTCTACCTTGGGTGGCGACTGATCGCCTTTTTTCCCAAAACCTCGCTACACAATGGAAAGAACCGCAAATTAACGGGGATACAATCGCTTTTTTTCAATATACCTCTGGTTCAACAGGAACCCCAAAAGGTGTGATTGTTACCCATCAAAATGTTCTACATAATTCCGCGATTATTTATAACGCTTTCGGACATCATAACAACAGTCAAGGGTTAATTTGGCTTCCCCTATTTCATGATATGGGATTAATTGGAGGGGTAATTCAACCCTTATATGGGGGATTTCCAGTAACATTAATGTCCCCTATTTCTTTAGTCCAAAAACCCTTTCGTTGGTTAGAAGCCGTTTCTCAATATCAAGCTACCACCAGCGGCGGCCCAAATTTTGCTTATGATTTAGTTTGTCGAAGTGCGACGCCTGAGAAATTAGAGAAATTAGATTTAAGTTCCTGGGATGTGGCTTTTTCCGGTGCTGAACCTGTACGCTCGGACACCTTAAAACGGTTTGCAGAAATTTTTGGCGCCTGTGGGTTCAAACCGGAAGCGTTTTATCCCTGTTACGGAATGGCCGAAACTACCCTGTTTATTTCTGGCGGAAACAAACACCAAACCCCCAACGTTCTCTGGGTAGATGCAGCCGCCTTAGAACAAAATCAAGTTCGGGCGGGAGAACCCCGCCCCTACCCGTCAACCCGCTCTCTTGTCAGTTGTGGCTTTCCTTGGTTGGGGGATGAGGTAATTATTGTTGATCCTGAACAATTAACCCGACGAGGTGAAGATCAAGTCGGTGAAATTTTGGTATCAGGGAGAGGTGTGGGTTTGGGATATTGGGATAAACCCGAAGACACGGAAACCACGTTTAAGGTTTATGTGGACGGACAAGGGCCCTATTTACGCACGGGAGATTTAGGGTTTTTACATGATGGGGAATTGTATATTACCGGACGGATCAAAGACTTGATGATTTTGTGGGGAAGAAATCGTTATCCCCAGGAAATTGAAGCCACGCTGGATAGTTGTCACCCCGCTATTCGTCAGGGACATAGTGCAGCGTTTTCTATTGAGACGGAAATGGGAGAACAGTTAATGATTGCATCCGAAATTGAACGGCGTTATCTGCGGAACTTGAACGTTGAAGAAGTGGTCAATGCAATTCGTCAAGCTGTCGCTGAACAGAATACCGTTGATGTCTTTGGAATTGTGTTATTAAAAACAACTACTATTCCGAAAACCACCAGTGGTAAAATTCAACGTCGTACTTGTCGGACTAAATTTTTAGAAGGCAGTTTAGATATTATTGGACAATGGCAATTAAACACAGAACCCAGTCAATTGTCAGAATTGGCTAATCGTGCTTAA
- a CDS encoding aspartyl/asparaginyl beta-hydroxylase domain-containing protein, whose amino-acid sequence MKPLEQLSEKVRYFLLYKVGAKILWTFEKLIPKYSLIGNTAFFESTQFQWPQELEANWHLIRKELNQILKIQDQLPNFQDISPDQGYSTTQDNLWKTYFLYGYGIKVDKNCNRCPETTRLIEQIPGMKTAFFSILLPGKHIPEHRGPYKGLIRCLLGLKIPEPREKCRIRVGGETRHWEEGKCMIFDDSLPHEAWNETQEVRVVLFLDIIRPLRFPMSVINELFLKLITVSPFVQDGCANQRKWDVRLDQVFAELKKSELAEMETTKR is encoded by the coding sequence ATGAAACCACTAGAACAATTATCAGAAAAAGTTAGATATTTTCTGTTGTATAAAGTTGGGGCAAAAATCTTGTGGACGTTTGAAAAGTTAATCCCTAAATATTCGTTAATTGGGAATACGGCTTTTTTTGAATCCACTCAATTTCAATGGCCACAAGAGTTAGAAGCCAATTGGCATTTGATTCGGAAAGAATTAAATCAGATTCTCAAAATTCAAGATCAACTTCCTAATTTTCAGGATATTTCACCGGATCAAGGGTATAGTACAACTCAAGATAATTTATGGAAAACCTATTTTTTATATGGCTATGGGATTAAAGTTGATAAAAATTGCAATAGGTGTCCTGAAACCACTCGTTTAATTGAACAAATCCCCGGAATGAAAACGGCGTTTTTTTCGATTTTATTACCTGGAAAACATATTCCTGAACATCGAGGGCCCTATAAAGGTTTGATTCGGTGTTTGTTGGGGTTAAAAATTCCTGAACCGCGAGAAAAATGTCGCATTCGAGTCGGGGGAGAAACCCGCCATTGGGAAGAAGGAAAATGTATGATTTTTGATGATTCTTTACCCCATGAAGCTTGGAATGAAACCCAGGAGGTGCGAGTTGTTTTATTTTTAGATATTATCCGACCGTTGCGGTTTCCGATGTCTGTAATTAATGAACTATTCCTAAAATTAATTACGGTGTCTCCCTTTGTTCAGGATGGATGTGCAAATCAACGAAAATGGGATGTTCGTTTAGATCAAGTATTTGCTGAATTAAAAAAGAGTGAATTGGCGGAAATGGAAACAACAAAACGTTAA
- a CDS encoding PRC-barrel domain-containing protein produces MAFLRIEDFDQNYKDAFDGKDFIGWELYSDIQEEKIGSISDILVDESGHFRYFVVDLGLWIFGKTILLPVGRSRIDYQSHRVYTNGLTKDQAEHLPTYDHLETKGYDYEEQVRKVYRLPYMGEVPIRSDQEYVMPNTSEINSAPVLDWRDVNPDHYSYDTEPGLYRLNERDHQQLKRYEERLIANNSLKRSHSVIR; encoded by the coding sequence ATGGCTTTCCTAAGAATTGAAGATTTTGATCAAAATTATAAAGATGCGTTTGATGGAAAAGACTTCATCGGCTGGGAATTATATTCTGATATCCAAGAAGAAAAAATTGGCAGTATTAGCGATATTTTAGTTGATGAATCTGGTCATTTTCGTTATTTTGTCGTTGACTTAGGCTTGTGGATTTTTGGCAAAACAATTTTACTCCCTGTCGGTCGCTCCCGAATTGATTATCAGTCCCATCGTGTCTATACCAATGGATTAACAAAAGACCAAGCAGAACATCTTCCCACCTATGATCACTTAGAAACTAAAGGATACGATTACGAAGAACAAGTCAGAAAAGTTTATCGTCTCCCTTATATGGGTGAAGTTCCGATTCGCAGTGATCAAGAATATGTCATGCCTAATACTAGCGAAATTAACTCGGCTCCTGTGTTAGATTGGCGAGATGTCAATCCTGATCATTATAGTTATGATACTGAACCCGGTTTGTATCGATTAAATGAACGAGATCATCAACAATTAAAACGATATGAAGAACGGTTAATTGCTAATAATTCCCTCAAAAGATCCCATTCTGTGATTCGTTAG
- a CDS encoding SGNH/GDSL hydrolase family protein, whose translation MLTVVGAGEPHXVEASQVSDTSDNTVVSSNLDTFDVTVEVNPVDNSDTVNYSQASKGVNVNLEQGLGYIPDSNQPLKIMPLGDSITEGKENSSQLREEWNGYRMGLWNRFQSLGVPIDFVGSQSNGTTNLPDKNNEGHAGWKINDIKNGQSTALGSGVNNWLPASDPDVVLLMIGTNDASGNVSTMGNLLSSLIDTIISNPSFDNGDLLVSTIAPIHRNSSYYDSRNDNVIAYNGLIPGIVASKPASENVKFVNMWEGSNKILDTDITAPPADNGLHPTANGYEKMANYWFDSILDATGQKHILADKTSVQGSAYDDVIVGNASNNSLEGGDGDDKLTGSGGADTFVYNNPNQGEDTVTDFNPSQGDIFALSAAGFGAGLVAGTALSTTASDTGVFVSGTTLDYLGDMATFFYNTSTGLLGFDPDGNNSQSLIPLATLTNKPTLTANQLMIV comes from the coding sequence ATGTTGACAGTCGTAGGGGCGGGGGAACCCCATTANGTAGAAGCCAGCCAAGTTAGCGATACCAGTGATAATACTGTTGTCAGTAGCAACTTAGATACTTTCGATGTGACGGTGGAGGTTAACCCTGTAGATAATAGTGACACTGTAAACTACAGCCAAGCCTCCAAAGGAGTAAATGTCAACCTAGAACAAGGACTGGGTTATATTCCCGACTCCAACCAACCCCTGAAAATCATGCCCTTGGGAGACTCCATTACCGAAGGCAAAGAAAATAGCAGTCAACTCCGAGAGGAATGGAATGGCTATCGGATGGGTTTATGGAATCGCTTTCAATCCCTGGGTGTTCCGATTGATTTTGTAGGCAGTCAGTCCAATGGAACCACAAACCTACCCGACAAGAACAATGAAGGTCATGCAGGATGGAAAATTAACGATATTAAAAATGGTCAGTCTACGGCTCTGGGGAGTGGGGTAAATAACTGGCTTCCGGCTTCTGATCCTGATGTTGTGCTGTTGATGATTGGCACAAACGATGCGTCAGGAAATGTCTCGACGATGGGGAATCTATTGAGTAGTTTAATTGATACCATCATCAGCAATCCTAGCTTTGATAACGGAGATTTATTGGTTAGTACGATCGCACCCATCCATCGCAATAGTTCTTACTACGACTCCCGAAACGATAATGTGATTGCTTATAACGGTCTGATTCCTGGAATTGTAGCGAGTAAACCAGCTTCAGAAAATGTCAAATTTGTTAATATGTGGGAAGGGTCAAACAAAATCCTAGACACGGATATCACTGCTCCACCTGCGGATAATGGTTTACATCCTACGGCCAATGGTTACGAGAAAATGGCTAACTATTGGTTTGACTCTATTCTCGATGCTACCGGACAAAAACATATTCTAGCTGATAAAACTAGCGTTCAAGGTTCAGCTTATGATGATGTGATTGTCGGTAATGCTTCTAATAATAGCCTGGAAGGAGGCGATGGGGACGATAAACTCACGGGTAGCGGTGGCGCTGATACTTTTGTTTACAATAACCCCAATCAGGGTGAAGACACTGTAACAGATTTTAATCCCAGTCAAGGAGATATCTTTGCCCTTTCCGCCGCCGGGTTTGGTGCAGGATTAGTAGCAGGAACAGCGTTAAGCACGACTGCATCTGATACAGGGGTTTTTGTCAGTGGTACAACCTTAGATTATTTAGGAGACATGGCTACATTCTTCTATAACACCTCTACAGGTTTACTCGGCTTTGACCCCGATGGTAACAATTCTCAATCTCTAATTCCCTTAGCAACTCTCACCAATAAACCGACTCTGACCGCTAATCAGTTGATGATTGTTTAA
- a CDS encoding fatty acyl-AMP ligase, with protein sequence MADQFNPFKSTTLIELLEYRAFQQPNQIGYTFLIDGESETVTLTYQQLNQKAKAIAAKLQAICQPKDRVLLLYQPGLDYISAFFGCLYAGVIAVPAYPPRPDRSLPRLQAIIKDTNATVALTTESTLSSLQRFFPQMSDIAPLNWFATDILEAEIEKNWQPPSINSQTLAFLQYTSGSTATPKGVMISHQNLLHNLTAIYHCFGHSSESQGVIWLPPYHDMGLIGGVLEPLFGGFPVILMSPLMFVQNPLRWLQTISRYRATTSGGPNFAYDLCIKKVLGKGGTLKGGGTPPLQLDNLDLSSWEVAFNGAEPIYHEVLERFSQTFATYGFRREAFYPCYGMAEATLIITGGLKNAPPIFKTVDAISLENHQIVEVDQPPDNLITNTKTLVGCGQCLLDQKVLIVNPETFNLCEVGTVGEIWVSGLSVGQGYWNKPQETETLFNAYLTTGEGPFLRTGDLGFLDAEELFITGRIKDIIIINGRNHYPQDIEWTVEQSHPLIRPSGVAGFSIDGSGEERLVVAVEMERQYWQQIRTWDNGNGSAKTSPKQAVLQSIRRAVSQNHDLQVFKTVLLKPGTLPKTSSGKIQRHACRSSFIAGKWGE encoded by the coding sequence ATGGCTGATCAATTTAACCCGTTTAAATCAACAACGTTAATTGAACTTTTAGAATATCGAGCATTTCAGCAACCCAATCAAATTGGTTATACATTTTTAATTGATGGAGAATCTGAAACAGTAACTTTAACTTATCAACAATTAAACCAAAAAGCGAAAGCGATCGCAGCCAAATTACAAGCCATTTGTCAACCGAAAGATCGAGTTTTATTATTATATCAACCCGGATTAGACTATATTAGCGCGTTTTTTGGGTGTTTATATGCCGGAGTGATTGCAGTTCCCGCCTATCCCCCTAGACCGGATCGATCTCTTCCCCGTTTACAGGCAATTATTAAAGATACAAATGCGACGGTTGCCTTAACAACAGAATCCACATTATCCAGTTTACAACGATTTTTTCCCCAAATGTCTGATATTGCACCGTTAAACTGGTTTGCAACGGATATCCTAGAGGCTGAAATCGAAAAAAATTGGCAACCTCCCTCTATAAATAGTCAGACTCTTGCCTTTTTACAATATACTTCCGGTTCTACTGCAACCCCCAAAGGGGTGATGATTTCCCATCAGAATTTATTGCATAATTTAACTGCAATTTATCATTGTTTTGGTCATTCTTCTGAAAGTCAAGGGGTAATTTGGTTGCCTCCTTATCATGATATGGGATTAATTGGTGGAGTTTTAGAACCCTTATTTGGGGGGTTTCCTGTAATTTTAATGTCTCCTTTAATGTTTGTCCAAAATCCGTTACGCTGGTTACAAACGATTTCCCGATATCGCGCCACAACCAGTGGCGGGCCGAATTTTGCTTATGATTTATGTATAAAAAAAGTATTAGGAAAGGGGGGAACTTTAAAGGGCGGGGGAACCCCACCCCTACAGTTAGATAATTTAGATTTAAGTAGTTGGGAAGTGGCGTTTAATGGCGCAGAACCAATTTATCATGAAGTCTTAGAACGATTTAGTCAAACTTTTGCGACCTATGGGTTTAGGCGAGAAGCTTTTTATCCTTGTTATGGCATGGCTGAAGCCACTTTAATTATTACGGGAGGCTTAAAAAATGCCCCGCCCATCTTTAAAACGGTTGATGCTATTTCGTTAGAAAATCATCAGATTGTAGAAGTTGATCAACCTCCTGATAATTTAATCACTAATACTAAAACATTAGTCGGTTGTGGTCAATGTTTATTAGATCAAAAAGTATTAATTGTCAATCCTGAAACCTTTAATCTTTGTGAAGTGGGAACGGTTGGAGAAATTTGGGTTTCTGGGCTAAGTGTTGGACAGGGGTATTGGAATAAACCCCAGGAAACAGAAACCCTATTTAATGCCTATTTAACAACGGGAGAAGGGCCGTTTTTAAGAACCGGAGATTTAGGCTTTTTAGACGCTGAAGAATTGTTTATTACCGGACGAATTAAAGACATTATTATTATTAATGGTCGCAATCATTATCCCCAAGATATTGAATGGACAGTTGAACAAAGTCACCCCCTAATTCGTCCCAGTGGAGTAGCGGGATTTTCGATAGATGGGTCGGGAGAAGAACGGTTAGTTGTCGCGGTAGAAATGGAACGTCAATATTGGCAACAAATCCGCACCTGGGATAATGGCAATGGTTCTGCAAAAACCTCCCCTAAACAGGCTGTTCTTCAGTCTATCCGTCGCGCCGTGTCTCAAAATCATGATTTACAGGTTTTTAAAACGGTGTTACTCAAACCGGGAACATTACCTAAAACCTCCAGTGGCAAAATTCAACGCCACGCCTGTCGTTCTAGTTTTATAGCTGGGAAATGGGGAGAATAG
- a CDS encoding acyl carrier protein yields MQVLNASMNGSKPQQPSVTVHHPERSVNGIESFQSVATIQEWLVSQLAQRLELEELEIDVEEDFANYGLNSIEAINLSGDLETILGRRLPPTLLWDYPNICTLAEYLAANATLDISQYQKGISPEDAEHLLHHLDQLSDAEVDTLLNILLSEQEDSND; encoded by the coding sequence ATGCAAGTGTTAAATGCGTCTATGAATGGGTCAAAACCCCAACAACCATCGGTAACGGTGCATCATCCAGAGAGGTCAGTAAATGGGATTGAATCTTTCCAGTCTGTCGCCACAATTCAAGAGTGGTTAGTCAGTCAACTCGCACAACGGTTGGAGTTGGAGGAGCTAGAGATTGATGTGGAGGAGGATTTTGCTAATTATGGCCTCAACTCCATCGAAGCGATTAACCTCTCTGGAGACTTGGAAACGATTTTGGGGCGCCGACTTCCCCCCACGCTGCTGTGGGATTATCCTAATATTTGTACCTTGGCTGAATATTTAGCAGCTAACGCAACACTAGATATCAGCCAATATCAAAAGGGAATTTCGCCCGAAGATGCTGAACATCTCTTGCATCATTTAGATCAATTATCGGATGCGGAGGTCGATACTTTATTAAATATTTTATTATCGGAACAGGAAGATAGCAATGATTAA